GACATGGTGGATAGCGCAGACACCAGACCTTTAGTGTGTCAACAGAAACTTTAGGAAGCACATGTAGTAGGGTGGCCAAGATAAAGAGCTCTAGAACTGGAGCAACCCACACAGAAAGCACTGAGACAGACATGACAGCAGTGTCTGGGACCTCAATCCTTTGGAGCAGCCTTTGTACCCTTTGGGATGTCCATGGCAGGAGGATACATTTTCTTAAACGACGGGTAGCGAGAAAAAAATCACTTGGAACACAGAAGCCTTGGACATTAATGAGATCCAGCCATTACAGAAAATCTGAGGCGCACATTTCATGGAGTGACAGCCATGAGCAGTATATCTTGAATGAGCAGACAGGAACATTTAGGTGGCCATAGCAGGAACCTGATAGTCAATCTTTTGAGAAACATCCAGTTCAGAGTCCAGGACGAGCTTTTGAGAGTGTGCAGACATGACAAGAATCTCTGAGACCATATAGACGCTACAAGAACCATCGGGAAGCCCTGGTACCCCACAGCAGCCTAAGAATCTCTGCTACATCACTGCTTGAACTTGTGGTCAGTAACGAGAGACTGGACCCAGTCAGACATGACGGTAGGGACTGAACAGAAGTGGGGAATACTTAAACCAAAGCAAGAGCCGGGATAATGACTTAAAGCAAACACAGGAGTAACAGAACTAACTAATCAGAATATCATGGGAATCTACAGTAGATCAATCAAATAAACTAAGGCCGGAGAACAGGAACACAAACAAAGGGTCATAATTGTTACAGTATGTCTTCACATTAAATTCTTCCTGGACGAAGACAATGTCGTCAATTTAATAGTTCTCTTTCACAATTACAACAATCAATGCAGGATTAATAGGAAGATTGGTGGCAAAATATGCTTAGTTGTCATgataagattttctttttttatacatatgtaATTTTGACTGTACGTTCTTGATAGGTTTCATGAGACTCAACATATAGCACATATCATACAGTCGTCTTACTGTAACTTGAGGTCAAGGGTTTTAATCAGTGGCAGAATAGGGATAATTCCTTGTAGGGTTTGAACATACAAAAGTAAATGCCAGTCCAGCTCTTTAATCTCCAAACAATGGTAACACTGTCTCATAGTAAACTTCttgtttcatagacagggcttacCCTGATTAGgtcatagttcaattaggacatttaggtcatttttataatcatgccttagaaaaaagcattactggtgtgcatcaaAAAACgaaggcactgacatgttttaagatcatgTTTTAATGTTGGGAGATTCTTTCGGTTGAAACAGCAGAGATTTACATTGAATCTAGGACTAAGCTTAAGCCTCGTCTGTGAAACTGGGGGCTTGTGTTTTATCTCCCAGTCCTGTTTTTCTCTTTACTACGTTCTGTATCACTCTCTTTATTTAGCAGCAAAGAAGCGAACTGCATCTGAAAACAGCTCGACTGATGGCTGGGAGCAGTTTGTCTGATTTCACAGGAGAATTACACCAATCCCAAAAGCAAATTGGTATTCAAGAGAGGCTATGTGCTCCTGACATCCTGGCCAAAGTGCAGAAAGACAGGTGAGAACACATTTCTCTAGTATAGTGCTGCTACACTATATGCAATTAACAGGTTTATTGTTTTTCGtctaaagctgcagtccgtaacttttattttattttcagaatgtgCAAAATTTAATAAGCGCgtacacaaaaaatgtattttccaaactgtgtttttggcttgtcctgaatcactacGGTGCACCTATAATAAGTGTTCCTATATTCAGACAATTTAGATTGGTGTGGGTAGtcatagacataaacagagagaagtagtTCCAATCAGTTCCAGTTCCATTTATTAATCACTAGAGCGccaaaaagttacagactgTGCAGCTGTAATGTCATTGTACATACATTTTGAGTTTAAActcacattttattgtattgatttCAACATTTCATAATGTTTCATAAACTATTTCAGTATAATCTACGATCCAATTTAGGCAGTTTGTGTCAGATGTGATAAATGGGCTAATGGCTGACCTGCAGAAGAAGAACTCTATTCGGAGTCTCTTTTCAGCAGTAGAAGAGCAGAGGAAGAAGAAAGCCCAGCTTCTGGACATAATAAACaggtcattttataaaaaaaagaaattcttttaatatataaccTAAAACAATGGACATGTACCACATTGTACATAAACTGTAGGGAGGAAGAGGGTCGACTCAGGATTAAAGCACTGCAGAAGGAGTTACTTGACATTCACAAGCAAAAAACAGAGGAGTGTGAGGTAATCACCTATTATTTTACGTCCTTTTCATTCATTAGTATTTCATTTGACGTCACAATTTAAGTACCGCATCTTCTTCAAATATGGCCTTtggtcaaaaatgtaatttcttctcAGAGGCTTGAAGAGTTGGTGGCCTACCTGAGAGACCAGGTACAGGACATAAGAGTACGGTCAGACCGACAAGGGAAATTTGTGAATAGCTGTGCCGAACAGCTGGTCTGCCAAGGACTGAATGTCAACAGTCACAAAGAGAAGGAACTAGAGGATGAAGTTGGGGTGAGTGTCTATGTAGATGCATCATTttgtgaaagaaaagaaaaaaccctCGCGTGAAAGCAGAATGTTTTGTGCTTGACTAAATGTAGCTcagttattaaataatttgagCCACACCTCTTGATGCCCTTGAAGAAataatgaagaataaaaaaagtccaTCAAGGAATAATGGTATATTGTGTAGATGTCACTTCCAAAGTACTTTTGGCactgccattttgtttttttacaagaatATGATCAAGTGACAGATGCCagtaatttcataatttcagAGTTTCTAAATTGCAAGTTAATAAGTCGTAAttatagtaattacaataattttaacATACCCACATGCGTACACGTTTAATATGCACACTCAGACGCTGCAAGAGAGAACCGAAGAAGAAAAGAATGTTCACATGGAGTTGCAGAACTTCCTAAAAAGACAGCATGCTGTGAGTGAAGtacaactttattttatgaagtgtaaaataaaaagcatgggTATCCAATCATGCTTCTGAAGGGCTGCTGGGCTCAGTGTTCAGCTCCAAATCGGAATGAAACAATAAAGGTCGTGGGTGCTTCTCAGTCGGAAGGTCGCATTCTATCGAGGTTGCATCCTGCTTAATCTAGTATCTAGTTCTAACTAAGCTGAAAGAAGGGTGCAAGGATGCACGCTCTCCAATGattatgaaatggaaaaaaacacccACACAACTAATTCCAGAAAAGTGCATTGGGGCAGCTAAAATCTGATGGATATTGGCCCACCGGAAGCAAGATTGGACACCTGTTACAGAGTCTAAGATAATAATACCTAATTAAACACCATATGACAAACCTATGGGATTTTTCTGTTTAGAAGTATTTGGAAAGGACCTATGTGTTtctaatgtatttaaataatttagccCTCATTTTAGATATTCCACACAACAACAAATCTCACCACCATAGTAACACGATCATTTGTCCAACAATATAGAAGTGCCATTACTGACAATACCTTCTCACAAGATCACAATgaatgttgttatatttaatttccacAAACAACAGAAACACGTTAATTTTAACACGTAAGCAATTGCACTTTTATAGACGTACCAATCCTTCAATCAGCAGCTCTCTCCACAATGTAATTTCTCCAAAATACTGATGCAATGAACAGTGCATCTGAGGTttgtttagctttatttaatgaCTAATTCTTTgaatggaataaaatatatagaatgttagtgtatttattttacccaAGAGCACAAGTCCATATAATACTAACAATAAACTCTACTTCTAACCACAGGTTGTTGTTCCGAAAATAGAATTTTGCAatcatttgattgattttttttctactgtataGTAGGCAAAAACAGTACAGTATGAGACAATTACTGCATCCAAACTCATTGTACTCGTGAAGCAGTAGTAAACATTgatctaataaaaataagtttgaaaAATGTGATTCTGAATACAATTATGGTTtcaggaaaaggcaaatcacTATGTTGGTGACAACAGAACTTGGCAACCACAGGTTGACTAACAATGAATCTTGTAATCTCTTAGACAATCATCTTGGTTATTTTcctcaaaatgtaaatttctaaGTTGGGAttataaataagcatttatatgttaatattgcaagttgtactgtaaaaagagttgattaaaaaaaaagttgattaagATTACTGACTTAATTTTAGTAGATTAAGTAGATTAAGTAGACTTTGTTGTCTAGTTCTGGGTCTCTTTGTGGAATTTTAGCTTCTCGTGTTTCAATGTTCTGATCGAATCTTCAATTCTGATGCACTACAGAACTTACAGGAGAAGTTACAGTTTTGGATTCAGCGGTATGAAAAAGACATGGAGAAGAAGGAGCAAGAGATCACTGCTCTacagaataaaagaaacattagcCAGGCACGAATTCAGGAGCTGTCCAAGaaggtttttatataaaacacatcgCTGCTGCATGATTACATGTCTCCTGATATTACATCCTGTCAAAAGTCTTTGTTATGATAAACTGATTAGCGCTGACAAGTTGTAAAACACCTTTTTGTACCTCAGTGCAGAGACATGCAAGAAGTTATAATTGAGGATAGGATGGAGAAGGAACGCTTGCGTGCACAGCTGGAGAAGGAGCAGAAGGAGAGAGATGCTGCAACTAAGGTAAAATGGAGCTTCATAGATTCTAGTAAAAGTAGGTCAAAGGAAAATGGCTATGAAAAGGTATATCATTGTGTGAAGTAGTTACTTTTGAGCAGTATATGATGCATATTTGTATTTCAGGACTTTATGGAACTGAAAATTATGTTTCTTCTTGTTTTGAGTTCTAAAACTTTTAGGACTTTTCAGTGACCTCTAATATGTCAAAAGGCCAAGGTAATTTTGGTTTCGTAGTTCATGAACCCTTTAGGTATGCAAGATCTGTGAGCCACTAAGATCTGTGATTGATAGATCATACAATGAATAAGATAGAAGATCAAATAAGATAGAAGATCATACAGTGGTTGAAACAAAGTAGCTACTTCACGAACCAAAGCAGTGTGTCCCAACAAAGACCAAGTCCATTCAGTTTGCCATTAGGCTTTTTAAAAGATCTCTtcttgtgcatgttttttttttccagtgctgagcaaagaaaaaaagattctcCAGCAATTTTCTCTCATGACGGTAGCTGACAAATACAAAAAGTTGAGATGTCTATCAACTCTAACTTCAATGAAAAATTCCAATCCTTATTCTGTCAATTAGCATTTGACATCGGTTGCCATTTCAGCGACGCGCCGGCTTTGTCTGACTGCGGAATTCGTTCAATATCAGTTGCATACTTCTCTCCAAACATAGTTCTATAGATAGCCGTCGCTGCTGGCCTTGGCAACTAACGCGCCGCATCGCATGAAGCAGAAAGTGCTTTTGCTGGCAGAGTGGTTAGGCTTGGTGATGCAGATTCTTTACAGCGAAAAAGTCAAACAGTTTACCTTTGAACATTGTGTGTCGGACATATCAGTTTCACAGGCTTTCATACCGTCGACTGGAAGCACTACTGAACTTCGGTGAACACACCGTGGACGAGGCATGCTATTAATTGTAATGCACGCTAATCCGTATTTTATGTACTGTTCATCATGCTTCCATCATTTTGATGCACACAGGtctttggatttttttaataatcctcTCTTTGTGGAGATCCCTGTTGATGCGGTCATCAGTTTGAAGTCGTAATTCTATGTCTGACTGTGACCAGCCTAAATTGATGTGCATCTGCCCCCGAAAGCAATGACCGCATTTATTATGTTTCGTCTGCTCGCTCTGAGGCGCAAAGCATCTatcatatatgaaaatgattatattcAGCGGCTTCTCCTTGTTTTCTTAGTGATATTCAGTGACAGTTTGCCAGGAagattgatcaaaagtgataaaCCATTAACACGAAGCCATTAACCaatgaaaaagaatgaaacAGCGCTAATAGCTTATAAGCGGTTTTGCCTCGTCATGTGACCGGCCTTGTTAGATTTCTTGGAATACGctgaaacaaaaactaataccAGTTGTACCATAATAAGCTGAACTTCCtgtcatcattttaatatatgtaaaaatccATCCTTTTAGTATACCACATCAATTTAGTTAATAGCATGATGCTACGTGGACTCGAGGCTGTAGCTCCAGAATGCTTTAGCATACTTTCATCTTACTCTGACCACATCAGTTTGGTCACAGCAACATTTATCAGTCAACAGTTATAAATCTTTCAGTTACATTAATAGTGACTCTATTTGATTCTTTATTTTGTCCTTATTCGCTCATACTAATGTTCCTAGCCATGCTAGCATGACTTATCCTGCCTTCTTTGTGCTTGGCCCTTTAATCGGCGCTTGCAGCTATATTTTGAATTGAGGTACTAAATAGAAGTTATGGGTTCTCAAGAAACAATTAAACgcatatttgtgtatgtatgatTGTAGAATATAGCAAAAAGTCATaatttgatattattaaatacCTTTAATTCAACAGCACTGAGAAATGTATTTCACACATCTGGGAATACATATGTAGGcataataaatgctttcaatTAGGCCTGTTTACATCAAGAACTATACTATACTGATAACTATAACGATAATCATATTCACCTCAACAAACAATAGCATGTTTATTGTCAGTGCATCCTTCAGTTATGTTCTGTTTATGTAATTGCAGCAATTTATttgcctgtattttttttttattgttcatcagctagagtagaaaaaaatgattaaaaagggACCTTGAACTGccttttattgtattgttttatgaaGTTCTCTGAGATCCACTTATAATGTTATcaagatttttatattaaaaaaatgtaaaatgtagtaCGTGGGGCTTTTTGTTAAGAATGATGCAAAGACAGGGAGAATGGTTATATCCAcgcttttaatttttcaattctAATCATCTTTAACCGGTCCTGTTGatacatagtaaaaaaaacttttgtaccTAAATCAGAAAGATaactaaacagaaatatacatttgCAATATGAGGgattgatttattgtttatcttttatattatttgatttcTCTTTTCAGATCCAGGCCTGGTGGCGAGGGACTCTTGTACGTAAAGGACTAGGTTCTCCTAAGAAAGACAAATCCAAGTCTAAAGGTggcaaaaaaggcaaaaagaagaagaaataacgACTGCATTTTTAGTGgctgcaaaatataaatttattacaaaacgAAAGCAATTTTTACAAGAACAGGAACAcagtgaaatgtatttttaaggtttttaattCAGTGTCTTACAGAACTGGGTAAATTGTGTGAGGTGGTCTTCTTTctccaaaaagaaaattctaaCAGCTTATGAAAATATCACAGTAATCCAGTCCATGCCTGCTATTGTCttgcaaaaaagctttttgtaaTTAACAAATCTGTcaagaattttaaataattgattttagcCAAAAATGTGAGTCTTTTATCCAAAAGCTGTcttcatataaattaaatgttgagCAGATaaggtttgtttatttcttgttaCTACAAGACGTCTGAAAGGCGACATCTTGTGGTCAGAATGTGTTATGCATCcgttattttggatgtgatgcTTTTTAGACAGCTGACACAAAtacaagttttgtttttaggtccacacacacacacacacacacaaagtttaaAAGTGTAAGATCTGTacgatttttttatgttttataaaaaagccTCTCATGCTCATCATGGccaaatttattaaataaaaaaaatatagaatatatgtatatattatatcataattttaatatactctaatatttaatatactttaatgtacttagttttaatatacttataatttttttttttttttttttttatcagtcattattccggtcttcagtgtaacatgatccttcaggaataattctaacatgctgatttattatcagtgttcaaaactgtttattgtttattacaaaagaaGCGCGTACAATGAAATTATGTGAAAGTACGATAGCTTATTTGTGGGAACCAAACTTCAAAACAATGAAGCGCTCCTGGAGAGGACGGTTCTGCGTCACAGAGGGAGAGTGAAGGGTGACTGGAGAACACCTtctcaggaactcgagctgtaTGTGTGACGTCTGTAATCAGTCCAGCTGAGTGGCGTGACGTCACGGGCAGGGTGACGTAGCGACCGTGAACTTTAAAAGCACGTGCAGAGGAATCAGCTGCAGCTTCTATCAAGTAAGCGCTCTCTGTCATATTGTTATTTGTACTGCTGCATGTTGCTGTGGCCAAGAGAAATACCAAGCCCTGCGTGTTACTCCCTCCCTTGAGTTTAATCGGATATAAGCAGGGTTGGTGCAAAACTCTGCTGCATagtgaattgcattttttattgcagACATCAATGACAAAACACAAGTGTAGTTAAATCTGCACACACGCATGCGCATTTGTGGTTAcagggactctccataggcttAATGGTTTTGATATTGTACAGACCTTATTTTCTATCGCCCTGCACccaaacctaccccttacagaaaactaCTGCCATTTTTAATTTCGTAAAACAcggttatttttatgtatgtttattttaagccTGTTGTTTTACAGGAACACAGgaagtgtcctcataaaccatgtTTGCGTTGTAGTACTCATGTCGTTATACACATTtatgtcctcataaaccacatatgccacacacacacacacacacacacactggattTCCATGATAAGACCCAATAACCTAACcttggtttttatactgtacatactttatttttctattcccCAACTCTAACCCTATCCTTCTGCCATTTTACATTTGGGAAAAAAGAGCATTATATATAAGCCGTTTTCTTCATGGGGACCAAAAATATTCCCATTAaggcaggggtgtcaaactcaattcctggagggccggagccgcgcagagtttagattcaaccctgctaaatcacatatactatgcatgtctgaagtacttgattagctggatcaggtgtgtttaattagggttgcatcctgccctccaggaattg
This region of Puntigrus tetrazona isolate hp1 chromosome 18, ASM1883169v1, whole genome shotgun sequence genomic DNA includes:
- the iqcg gene encoding dynein regulatory complex protein 9 isoform X1; this translates as MSADVLRACAVLQDCSEQLAVLGNIIRPGADTQQRSELHLKTARLMAGSSLSDFTGELHQSQKQIGIQERLCAPDILAKVQKDRQFVSDVINGLMADLQKKNSIRSLFSAVEEQRKKKAQLLDIINREEEGRLRIKALQKELLDIHKQKTEECERLEELVAYLRDQVQDIRVRSDRQGKFVNSCAEQLVCQGLNVNSHKEKELEDEVGTLQERTEEEKNVHMELQNFLKRQHANLQEKLQFWIQRYEKDMEKKEQEITALQNKRNISQARIQELSKKCRDMQEVIIEDRMEKERLRAQLEKEQKERDAATKIQAWWRGTLVRKGLGSPKKDKSKSKGGKKGKKKKK
- the iqcg gene encoding dynein regulatory complex protein 9 isoform X2; translated protein: MSADVLRACAVLQDCSEQLAVLGNIIRPGADTQRSELHLKTARLMAGSSLSDFTGELHQSQKQIGIQERLCAPDILAKVQKDRQFVSDVINGLMADLQKKNSIRSLFSAVEEQRKKKAQLLDIINREEEGRLRIKALQKELLDIHKQKTEECERLEELVAYLRDQVQDIRVRSDRQGKFVNSCAEQLVCQGLNVNSHKEKELEDEVGTLQERTEEEKNVHMELQNFLKRQHANLQEKLQFWIQRYEKDMEKKEQEITALQNKRNISQARIQELSKKCRDMQEVIIEDRMEKERLRAQLEKEQKERDAATKIQAWWRGTLVRKGLGSPKKDKSKSKGGKKGKKKKK